One stretch of Cellulomonas wangsupingiae DNA includes these proteins:
- a CDS encoding DUF2804 family protein, translating to MTPWGEALDPDAVLPEHPRPQLVRDSYLNLNGRWDHAVTHATDEERPQVWDGPILVPFSPEAPLSGVGRTLQPDEALWYRRTFTLPAGFVRDRVLLHLGAVDQDAQVRVDGTDVGGHRGGYLPFTLDVTDALVGDEHEVVVRVRDVTDTSWRSRGKQKLEPGGIWYTPQSGIWQTVWLESVPARWVDRLVLAPDLATGEVEVTVVAGGGAGEAEVTVAADGREVVRRTVPTGVATRLPLGPDVRPWSPDDPYLYDVEVRLGDDRVTSYVGMRSFGVGPDAHGRSRLLLNGEPYLHAGLLDQGYWPDGLYTPPSDAAMVHDIRTAKDLGFTMLRKHIKVEPLRWYHHCDRLGMLVWQDMVNGGRTYHPAVVTAPVLTPLRLDDSRYRAFGRQDAEGREEFLAEADATVELLRSVPSVALWVPFNEGWGQFDAAAVAARVAALDPTRPVDHASGWHDQGAGDLVSRHVYFRPYRLSRADAADPRAAVLSEYGGYSHRVEGHTWSDKEFGYRRFRDRDAFERAYLRLQHAQVGPAVDDGLAAFVYTQLADVEEETNGLLTYDRRVVKVDAEAVRASNRRLRERHDVAAGLHAPRPLAVTEREITAPVSLTLPDGRLNPAAVGWTRTPLVDTDGVGRGLRGRGRNKRWEYWAVTTPTHVVALVVSALDYAALHGIWVLDRTTGEAVAHDAIGALTGSARLPGTLGRGPVRAATRAVRIAIDEVPGGTRLRAVGERVRVDVVAHRPDGHESLGVVVAWSDTLFQYTVKDVARPATGTVWVDGVASDVPAGDSWATLDHGRGRWPYDARWNWGAGSGRTDGRVVGLQVGGRWTDGTGSVENSFLVDGRLTKISEELVWDYDPQDWLAPWRVTGTDVELTLTPFHLKESATDLKVVVSRTHQCFGHWSGRVRDAGGTWVAVRDVVGWAEDVHNRW from the coding sequence ATGACGCCCTGGGGCGAGGCCCTGGACCCCGACGCGGTCCTCCCCGAGCACCCGCGCCCGCAGCTCGTGCGCGACTCCTACCTCAACCTCAACGGCCGCTGGGACCACGCGGTCACGCACGCCACCGACGAGGAGCGCCCGCAGGTGTGGGACGGCCCGATCCTCGTCCCGTTCTCTCCCGAGGCCCCGCTGTCCGGCGTCGGCCGCACGCTGCAGCCCGACGAGGCGCTCTGGTACCGCCGCACGTTCACGCTGCCCGCGGGGTTCGTCCGCGACCGCGTCCTGCTGCACCTCGGCGCCGTCGACCAGGACGCGCAGGTCCGGGTCGACGGCACCGACGTCGGCGGTCACCGCGGCGGGTACCTGCCGTTCACGCTCGACGTCACGGACGCCCTGGTCGGCGACGAGCACGAGGTCGTCGTGCGCGTCCGCGACGTCACCGACACCTCCTGGCGCAGCCGCGGCAAGCAGAAGCTCGAGCCGGGCGGCATCTGGTACACCCCGCAGTCGGGCATCTGGCAGACCGTCTGGCTGGAGTCCGTGCCGGCGCGGTGGGTGGACCGGCTCGTCCTGGCGCCCGACCTCGCGACGGGTGAGGTCGAGGTGACGGTCGTCGCGGGCGGCGGCGCCGGCGAGGCGGAGGTCACGGTCGCGGCCGACGGGCGCGAGGTCGTGCGTCGCACCGTCCCGACGGGCGTCGCGACGCGCCTGCCCCTCGGCCCCGACGTGCGCCCGTGGAGCCCCGACGACCCCTACCTGTACGACGTCGAGGTGCGCCTCGGCGACGACCGCGTGACCAGCTACGTCGGCATGCGCTCGTTCGGCGTCGGACCCGACGCGCACGGCCGCAGCCGCCTGCTGCTCAACGGCGAGCCGTACCTGCACGCGGGCCTGCTGGACCAGGGCTACTGGCCCGACGGGCTGTACACGCCGCCGTCGGACGCCGCGATGGTCCACGACATCCGCACCGCCAAGGACCTGGGCTTCACGATGCTGCGCAAGCACATCAAGGTCGAGCCGCTGCGCTGGTACCACCACTGCGACCGGCTCGGGATGCTCGTGTGGCAGGACATGGTCAACGGCGGGCGGACGTACCACCCGGCCGTCGTCACCGCGCCGGTGCTGACCCCGCTGCGGCTCGACGACTCCCGGTACCGCGCGTTCGGCCGGCAGGACGCCGAGGGCCGCGAGGAGTTCCTCGCCGAGGCCGACGCGACGGTCGAGCTGCTGCGCAGCGTGCCGTCCGTCGCGCTGTGGGTGCCGTTCAACGAGGGGTGGGGGCAGTTCGACGCCGCGGCGGTCGCGGCGCGCGTCGCGGCGCTCGACCCGACCCGGCCCGTCGACCACGCGTCCGGCTGGCACGACCAGGGCGCGGGGGACCTGGTCAGCCGGCACGTCTACTTCCGTCCCTACCGGCTGTCGCGCGCCGACGCGGCCGACCCGCGCGCCGCGGTGCTCTCGGAGTACGGCGGCTACTCGCACCGCGTCGAGGGCCACACGTGGTCCGACAAGGAGTTCGGGTACCGGCGCTTCCGCGACCGCGACGCCTTCGAGCGCGCGTACCTGCGGCTGCAGCACGCGCAGGTCGGGCCGGCGGTCGACGACGGGCTCGCGGCGTTCGTCTACACCCAGCTCGCGGACGTCGAGGAGGAGACCAACGGCCTGCTGACGTACGACCGGCGCGTCGTGAAGGTCGACGCCGAGGCCGTCCGCGCGTCGAACCGGCGGCTGCGCGAGCGGCACGACGTCGCCGCGGGCCTGCACGCACCGCGTCCGCTCGCGGTCACGGAGCGGGAGATCACCGCTCCCGTGAGCCTCACGCTGCCGGACGGCCGGCTGAACCCCGCCGCCGTGGGCTGGACCCGCACGCCGCTCGTCGACACCGACGGGGTCGGGCGGGGGCTGCGCGGGCGGGGCCGCAACAAGCGCTGGGAGTACTGGGCGGTCACCACGCCGACGCACGTCGTCGCGCTCGTGGTGTCCGCCCTCGACTACGCGGCGCTGCACGGCATCTGGGTGCTCGACCGCACCACGGGCGAGGCGGTGGCGCACGACGCGATCGGCGCGCTGACCGGCTCGGCGCGGTTGCCCGGGACGCTCGGACGCGGGCCGGTGCGCGCCGCCACGCGCGCGGTGCGGATCGCGATCGACGAGGTCCCCGGCGGGACCCGCCTGCGCGCGGTGGGGGAGCGCGTGCGCGTCGACGTCGTCGCGCACCGGCCCGACGGGCACGAGTCCCTGGGCGTCGTCGTGGCGTGGTCCGACACCCTCTTCCAGTACACCGTCAAGGACGTCGCGCGCCCCGCGACGGGCACGGTGTGGGTCGACGGGGTCGCGTCGGACGTGCCGGCGGGGGACTCGTGGGCGACGCTCGACCACGGCCGCGGCCGCTGGCCCTACGACGCGCGGTGGAACTGGGGCGCCGGGTCCGGGCGCACCGACGGGCGCGTCGTCGGCCTGCAGGTCGGTGGGCGGTGGACCGACGGGACGGGATCGGTCGAGAACTCGTTCCTCGTCGACGGACGGCTGACGAAGATCAGCGAGGAGCTCGTGTGGGACTACGACCCCCAGGACTGGCTCGCGCCGTGGCGCGTCACCGGCACCGACGTCGAGCTCACGCTCACGCCGTTCCACCTCAAGGAGTCGGCCACGGACCTCAAGGTCGTCGTGTCCCGCACGCACCAGTGCTTCGGCCACTGGTCGGGGCGGGTCCGCGACGCCGGCGGGACCTGGGTCGCGGTGCGCGACGTCGTCGGGTGGGCGGAGGACGTGCACAACCGCTGGTAG
- a CDS encoding MFS transporter, with protein MQRSHAGRRLWVWVVLLGLTGQLAWTVENMYLNVFVHDTITDSPTVLATIVAASAVAATVTTLLAGAWSDRVGRRRPFIAGGYVLWGASTAAFGLVGVDTAASLAPALDAVVVAVVGIVLLDCVMSVFGATANDAAFNAWVTDSTDASHRGRVDGVLATLPLLAMLLVFGALDPLTRDGRWSVFFAVVGGATVVVGVVAWFGLKEAPTPRPGGTYLASLVHGLRPSTARAHPRLYVALAAWAVLGTSTQVFMPFLIIYVQRYLDIDGYPVVLASVLLGAAVVSVLGGRVLDRVGPHRAILPVAGVYAVGLLLMFPARGMLAVIGAGIVMMSGFMLGVAAVSATVRNLTPPDRAGQVQGLRMVFAVLVPMVVGPFLGAAVIAGADETYVDLGVVKQVPTPWVFVAAAVVVAFVVVPARRLRDVPVPVPLPDETPDVEVPS; from the coding sequence GTGCAACGGAGCCACGCGGGCCGTCGGCTGTGGGTCTGGGTGGTCCTGCTGGGGCTGACCGGACAGCTCGCCTGGACGGTCGAGAACATGTACCTCAACGTGTTCGTCCACGACACGATCACGGACTCCCCGACGGTGCTGGCGACGATCGTCGCGGCCAGCGCCGTGGCGGCGACGGTCACGACGCTGCTCGCCGGGGCGTGGTCGGACCGGGTGGGCCGGCGGCGGCCGTTCATCGCGGGCGGGTACGTGCTGTGGGGTGCGTCGACGGCGGCCTTCGGCCTGGTCGGCGTCGACACGGCCGCCTCCCTGGCGCCCGCGCTCGACGCGGTCGTCGTCGCGGTCGTCGGGATCGTGCTGCTCGACTGCGTGATGAGCGTGTTCGGTGCCACGGCCAACGACGCGGCGTTCAACGCGTGGGTCACGGACTCCACCGACGCGTCCCACCGGGGCCGGGTCGACGGCGTGCTCGCGACGCTGCCGCTGCTGGCGATGCTGCTGGTGTTCGGCGCGCTCGACCCGCTGACGCGCGACGGCCGCTGGTCGGTCTTCTTCGCGGTCGTCGGCGGGGCCACGGTGGTGGTCGGCGTCGTCGCGTGGTTCGGCCTGAAGGAGGCGCCGACGCCGCGCCCCGGCGGCACCTACCTCGCGAGCCTCGTGCACGGGCTGCGGCCGAGCACCGCGCGCGCGCACCCGCGGCTGTACGTCGCGCTGGCGGCGTGGGCCGTGCTCGGCACCAGCACGCAGGTGTTCATGCCGTTCCTCATCATCTACGTGCAGCGCTACCTCGACATCGACGGGTACCCGGTCGTCCTGGCGTCGGTGCTGCTGGGCGCCGCGGTGGTCAGCGTGCTCGGCGGGCGCGTGCTGGACCGCGTCGGGCCGCACCGCGCGATCCTGCCCGTGGCGGGCGTGTACGCCGTCGGGCTGCTGCTGATGTTCCCCGCGCGCGGCATGCTCGCCGTCATCGGCGCGGGGATCGTCATGATGTCGGGGTTCATGCTGGGAGTCGCGGCCGTCTCCGCGACCGTGCGCAACCTGACCCCGCCGGACCGTGCGGGCCAGGTGCAGGGCCTGCGGATGGTGTTCGCCGTGCTCGTCCCGATGGTCGTCGGCCCGTTCCTCGGCGCGGCCGTGATCGCGGGCGCCGACGAGACGTACGTCGACCTGGGCGTCGTCAAGCAGGTGCCGACGCCGTGGGTGTTCGTCGCGGCGGCGGTCGTGGTGGCGTTCGTCGTCGTCCCGGCGCGACGGCTGCGCGACGTGCCCGTGCCCGTGCCCCTGCCCGACGAGACCCCTGACGTGGAGGTGCCCTCGTGA
- a CDS encoding helix-turn-helix transcriptional regulator gives MAEQDRPAWASVNSAAELGAFLRLVRERRGLSQDALADALGIDRRYVYQIESGTPTLYTRRLFAMLRALDVRMEVHER, from the coding sequence ATGGCTGAGCAGGACCGGCCCGCCTGGGCCTCGGTGAACAGCGCCGCCGAGCTCGGCGCCTTCCTGAGGCTCGTCCGCGAGCGGCGCGGCCTCTCGCAGGACGCGCTCGCCGACGCGCTCGGCATCGACCGCCGGTACGTCTACCAGATCGAGTCCGGCACGCCGACGCTCTACACGCGACGCCTCTTCGCGATGCTCCGAGCCCTCGACGTGCGCATGGAGGTGCACGAGCGGTGA
- a CDS encoding HipA domain-containing protein, whose translation MSVRTLDAWLYGTLAAQVERDRDDRVRLRFTDDALTRWGHGSAVLSGLLPLSDRAPSPVAVSAWLRGLMPEGRARSHLARRAGVAPDDVVGFLAVHGRDTAGALALVPEGAAPDRPRVPLRTLDDGEIGALLDEATEQGTADQPTSIAGLESKIVLAATSDGFALPTPDRPSTHILKVARPADSRSADLTDTEEASLALARACGLGDVEAYHRTFAGRRALVVRRYDRVVGPETTERVHQEDAAQLLGLDTTDPERKFQYGRRLPSLREIATRLERLGVPLDGLLALTTFNVAVGNTDAHAKNLSVLHLPDGTHRLAPAYDVAMHTHHRHAETRVAMDVDGVQEIDALTSAHLAAEAGGWGMPPRLAARVVRETLERLGAALRGLDRGAYPGVGDTAWAAVDRRVVRLLAGS comes from the coding sequence GTGAGCGTCCGGACGCTCGACGCGTGGCTCTACGGGACGCTGGCCGCGCAGGTCGAACGCGACCGTGACGACCGCGTCCGGCTGCGCTTCACCGACGACGCCCTCACACGCTGGGGCCACGGCTCGGCGGTGCTGTCCGGGCTGCTGCCGCTCTCCGACCGCGCGCCGTCGCCGGTCGCCGTGAGCGCCTGGCTCCGCGGTCTCATGCCGGAGGGTCGCGCCCGCAGCCACCTCGCGCGCCGCGCCGGCGTGGCCCCGGACGACGTGGTCGGCTTCCTCGCCGTCCACGGGCGCGACACCGCCGGCGCACTCGCGCTCGTCCCGGAGGGTGCAGCGCCCGACCGGCCGCGCGTCCCGCTGCGCACGCTCGACGACGGCGAGATCGGAGCCCTCCTCGACGAGGCGACCGAGCAGGGCACGGCGGACCAGCCGACGTCCATCGCGGGCCTCGAGTCGAAGATCGTCCTGGCCGCGACCTCCGACGGCTTCGCGCTGCCGACGCCCGACCGCCCGTCCACGCACATCCTCAAGGTCGCCCGTCCTGCCGACTCCCGGTCGGCGGACCTCACCGACACCGAGGAGGCGTCCCTCGCGCTCGCGCGGGCGTGCGGTCTCGGCGACGTCGAGGCGTACCACCGGACGTTCGCCGGGCGACGCGCCCTCGTCGTGCGCCGGTACGACCGCGTCGTCGGCCCGGAGACCACCGAGCGGGTCCACCAGGAGGACGCCGCCCAGCTGCTGGGGCTCGACACGACCGACCCCGAGCGCAAGTTCCAGTACGGCAGGCGGCTGCCGTCGCTCCGCGAGATCGCCACGCGCCTCGAACGGCTCGGCGTCCCGCTCGACGGGCTGCTCGCACTCACGACGTTCAACGTGGCGGTCGGGAACACCGACGCCCACGCCAAGAACCTGTCGGTGCTGCACCTGCCCGACGGCACGCACCGTCTGGCGCCCGCCTACGACGTCGCGATGCACACGCACCACCGGCACGCCGAGACGCGCGTCGCGATGGACGTCGACGGGGTCCAGGAGATCGACGCGCTCACGTCCGCCCACCTCGCGGCCGAGGCCGGCGGCTGGGGCATGCCCCCACGGCTGGCCGCGCGCGTCGTGAGGGAGACGCTCGAGCGGCTCGGTGCCGCCCTGCGCGGGCTCGATCGCGGCGCGTACCCCGGGGTCGGCGACACCGCGTGGGCGGCGGTCGACCGGCGCGTCGTGCGGCTGCTCGCCGGGTCGTGA
- a CDS encoding class I SAM-dependent methyltransferase produces MSDVLDELRRDPDLDGPNLHAVDATDRLLLDEAAPELAAAGDGTVVVIGDRYGALTLGAIARYGVSGVRTHQDRLTGELALHANAGRLGMTGGFTSHGLTPELLAGARLVLVQLPRALDALDEVAALVAEHADPDVVVMAGGRVKHMTHAMNDVLGRHFSEVRARLARQKSRVIVASSPLPASQRPARRWPECVEHPDLGITVCAHGGAFAGTGIDIGTRALLAHLDDVPHTTGTALDLGCGTGVLAVVLARSRPGLTVTATDESAAAVASAQATVEANGLTERVRVTRAVGTAGIPDGSVDLVLLNPPFHVEATVHPGVARALFVDAARVLRPDGQLWAVWNSHLRYRPTLEHVVGPTRQVGRGPKFTVTVSTRG; encoded by the coding sequence ATGAGCGACGTCCTCGACGAGCTGCGCCGCGACCCCGACCTCGACGGACCGAACCTCCACGCCGTCGACGCGACCGACCGTCTGCTGCTCGACGAGGCCGCGCCCGAGCTCGCTGCGGCCGGTGACGGCACAGTCGTCGTCATCGGTGACCGGTACGGCGCGCTCACCCTCGGGGCGATCGCCCGGTACGGCGTCAGCGGGGTCCGCACCCACCAGGACCGCCTCACCGGCGAGCTCGCGCTGCACGCGAACGCCGGGCGCCTGGGGATGACGGGCGGGTTCACGTCGCACGGCCTCACCCCGGAGCTCCTGGCGGGCGCACGGCTCGTGCTCGTGCAGCTGCCTCGCGCGCTCGACGCGCTGGACGAGGTCGCCGCGCTCGTCGCGGAGCACGCCGACCCTGACGTCGTCGTCATGGCCGGCGGCCGGGTCAAGCACATGACCCACGCGATGAACGACGTGCTCGGCCGGCACTTCTCGGAGGTCCGGGCACGCCTGGCGCGGCAGAAGTCGCGGGTCATCGTCGCCTCGTCCCCGCTGCCGGCGTCGCAGCGACCGGCACGGCGCTGGCCGGAGTGCGTCGAGCACCCGGACCTCGGGATCACCGTGTGCGCGCACGGCGGCGCGTTCGCCGGCACCGGGATCGACATCGGGACGCGGGCGCTGCTCGCGCACCTGGATGACGTCCCGCACACCACCGGCACCGCCCTCGACCTGGGCTGCGGCACCGGGGTCCTCGCGGTCGTGCTCGCCCGGTCACGGCCGGGCCTGACCGTGACGGCGACCGACGAGTCCGCAGCGGCCGTCGCGTCCGCGCAGGCCACCGTCGAGGCGAACGGCCTCACCGAGCGCGTGCGCGTCACCCGCGCCGTCGGGACCGCCGGCATCCCCGACGGGAGCGTCGACCTCGTCCTGCTCAACCCGCCGTTCCACGTCGAGGCCACCGTGCACCCCGGCGTCGCGCGCGCCCTGTTCGTCGACGCCGCCCGCGTGCTGCGCCCCGACGGGCAGCTCTGGGCCGTGTGGAACTCCCACCTTCGGTACCGCCCGACGCTCGAGCACGTCGTCGGCCCGACGCGTCAGGTCGGCCGGGGGCCGAAGTTCACGGTGACGGTGTCGACGCGGGGTTGA
- the purB gene encoding adenylosuccinate lyase, producing the protein MPIDDASSPRVPLADVTPPIALGPLDGRYRPTVAPLVDHLSEAALNRARVEVEVEWVIHLTSHAVVPGAPALAPDEERYLRDVVATFGADEIAELAEIERTTVHDVKAVEYFLKRRIAAAPEALRPDTVLPQVNELVHFALTSEDVNNLSYALMVRGAVREVWFPAAVALSDEVAALAAEHAAVPMLALTHGQPATPTTLGKEIAVLAHRLRRQLRRIASDEYLGKLNGATGTYGAHLAAVPDADWQMVSRTFVEHLGLTWNPLTTQIESHDWQAELYADVARFNRVLHNLATDVWTYISRGVFTQIPVAGATGSSTMPHKVNPIRFENAEANLEISCALLDTLASTLVTSRLQRDLTDSTTQRNIGPAFGHSLLAIDNVRRGLRALSVDEELLARELDGNWEVLGEAVQSAMRAASVAGVAGMDNPYERLKELTRGRRLTAQDMREFVDGLGLPAETTERLRNLSPATYTGLATALVAHLE; encoded by the coding sequence ATGCCGATCGACGACGCCTCTTCGCCCCGCGTCCCCCTCGCCGACGTGACTCCGCCGATCGCGCTGGGCCCGCTCGACGGCCGCTACCGCCCGACCGTCGCGCCGCTGGTGGACCACCTCTCGGAGGCGGCGCTGAACCGCGCGCGCGTCGAGGTCGAGGTCGAGTGGGTCATCCACCTGACGTCGCACGCCGTGGTCCCGGGCGCCCCGGCGCTCGCCCCCGATGAGGAGCGTTACCTGCGCGACGTCGTCGCCACGTTCGGCGCGGACGAGATCGCCGAGCTGGCCGAGATCGAGCGGACGACGGTGCACGACGTGAAGGCGGTCGAGTACTTCCTCAAGCGCCGCATCGCCGCGGCCCCGGAGGCCCTGCGCCCCGACACCGTGCTGCCGCAGGTCAACGAGCTCGTGCACTTCGCGCTGACCAGCGAGGACGTCAACAACCTGTCCTACGCGCTCATGGTGCGCGGCGCGGTCCGGGAGGTCTGGTTCCCCGCGGCGGTCGCGCTGAGCGACGAGGTCGCGGCCCTGGCGGCCGAGCACGCCGCCGTCCCGATGCTCGCGCTGACGCACGGCCAGCCCGCCACCCCGACGACGCTCGGCAAGGAGATCGCGGTCCTCGCGCACCGCCTGCGCCGCCAGCTGCGCCGCATCGCGTCCGACGAGTACCTCGGCAAGCTCAACGGCGCGACGGGCACGTACGGCGCGCACCTCGCGGCCGTCCCCGACGCCGACTGGCAGATGGTGTCGCGCACGTTCGTCGAGCACCTGGGCCTGACGTGGAACCCGCTGACCACGCAGATCGAGTCCCACGACTGGCAGGCCGAGCTGTACGCCGACGTCGCCCGCTTCAACCGGGTGCTGCACAACCTGGCCACCGACGTGTGGACGTACATCAGCCGGGGCGTCTTCACCCAGATCCCCGTGGCGGGGGCGACGGGCTCGTCGACGATGCCGCACAAGGTCAACCCGATCCGCTTCGAGAACGCCGAGGCGAACCTCGAGATCTCGTGCGCGCTGCTGGACACGCTCGCCTCGACGCTCGTCACGAGCCGGCTGCAGCGCGACCTCACCGACTCCACGACCCAGCGCAACATCGGCCCGGCGTTCGGCCACTCGCTGCTCGCGATCGACAACGTCCGTCGCGGCCTGCGGGCCCTGTCGGTGGACGAGGAGCTGCTGGCGCGCGAGCTCGACGGCAACTGGGAGGTGCTGGGCGAGGCCGTGCAGTCCGCGATGCGCGCGGCGTCCGTCGCGGGGGTGGCCGGCATGGACAACCCGTACGAGCGGCTCAAGGAGCTGACGCGGGGCCGCCGGCTCACCGCGCAGGACATGCGGGAGTTCGTCGACGGCCTGGGCCTGCCGGCCGAGACCACCGAGCGGTTGCGAAACCTCTCGCCGGCGACGTACACCGGTCTGGCTACTGCGCTCGTCGCCCACCTGGAGTAA
- a CDS encoding SRPBCC family protein, with amino-acid sequence MSTIDQTIDVDVPVRTAYDQWTQFEEFPHFMEGVKEVRQISDTLTRWATEIQGVDREFDATILEQEPDVVVAWASVDGTMHAGRVTFEPLGPGRTRVTAHIEWKPESFVEKVGAAVGADDRQVKKDLHKFKEFIESRRTETGAWRGTVRDGHPMP; translated from the coding sequence ATGAGCACGATCGACCAGACCATCGACGTCGACGTCCCTGTCCGCACCGCGTACGACCAGTGGACGCAGTTCGAGGAGTTCCCGCACTTCATGGAGGGGGTCAAGGAGGTCCGGCAGATCAGCGACACGCTGACGCGCTGGGCCACGGAGATCCAGGGCGTCGACCGCGAGTTCGACGCGACGATCCTCGAGCAGGAGCCCGACGTGGTGGTCGCGTGGGCCAGCGTGGACGGCACGATGCACGCGGGCCGCGTGACCTTCGAGCCGCTGGGGCCGGGCCGCACGCGGGTGACGGCGCACATCGAGTGGAAGCCCGAGTCGTTCGTCGAGAAGGTCGGTGCCGCCGTGGGCGCCGACGACCGGCAGGTGAAGAAGGACCTGCACAAGTTCAAGGAGTTCATCGAGTCCCGCCGCACGGAGACCGGCGCCTGGCGCGGCACCGTGCGCGACGGGCACCCGATGCCCTGA
- a CDS encoding glutamyl-tRNA reductase produces the protein MSLVASHHDLDLTVLERLQSDVHAVGREVVAATNAVTGAVVLATCNRFELYLDVDDTAHAPRARRAVAQAVAARSGYSPDDVAEHLRPLVGADASEHLFAVASGLESMVVGEREIAGQVRRALTTARRDGTTTSTLEALFQAASRASRAVEASTGLGSTGRSVVGVALDLAARTLPQGEAGVDWSAVRCVLVGTGSYAGASLAALKARGVHDVRVYSPSGRAGAFAAARGVTGLPAGADLLPELARTDLVVACSGAAGTVLGVEALAAARRGSAQPLTVVDLALRHDVDPDVRTLPGVALVSLQSVAEHAPAEHAALSRARDVVLEAAEDFEADRRVREWDPAVVAERTRVLGALEAALAAVPPEARDEARARTLRRRTRRLLHGPTVAARAAARVGDAAGYARALADLAAVPVPDVSA, from the coding sequence ATGTCCCTGGTCGCGAGCCACCACGACCTGGACCTGACCGTGCTCGAGCGTCTGCAGTCCGACGTCCACGCCGTCGGTCGCGAGGTCGTCGCCGCGACCAACGCCGTCACCGGTGCCGTCGTGCTCGCGACGTGCAACCGGTTCGAGCTGTACCTGGACGTCGACGACACCGCCCACGCCCCGCGCGCCCGTCGGGCCGTCGCGCAGGCCGTCGCGGCGCGCTCCGGGTACAGCCCCGACGACGTCGCCGAGCACCTGCGCCCGCTCGTCGGTGCCGACGCGAGCGAGCACCTGTTCGCCGTCGCGTCGGGTCTCGAGTCGATGGTCGTCGGGGAGCGGGAGATCGCGGGGCAGGTGCGGCGGGCGCTGACCACCGCGCGCCGCGACGGGACGACGACGTCCACGCTCGAGGCGCTGTTCCAGGCGGCGTCCCGCGCGTCGCGTGCGGTGGAGGCGTCGACGGGCCTGGGCTCGACGGGCCGCTCCGTCGTCGGCGTCGCGCTCGACCTCGCCGCGCGGACCCTGCCGCAGGGGGAGGCCGGCGTCGACTGGTCCGCCGTCCGGTGCGTCCTGGTCGGCACGGGCTCCTACGCGGGCGCCAGCCTCGCGGCCCTGAAGGCTCGCGGTGTGCACGACGTGCGCGTGTACTCGCCCAGCGGGCGGGCCGGCGCCTTCGCCGCCGCCCGCGGCGTCACGGGGCTGCCCGCCGGTGCGGACCTGCTGCCCGAGCTGGCGCGCACCGACCTCGTCGTCGCCTGCTCCGGCGCCGCCGGCACCGTCCTGGGGGTCGAGGCGCTCGCGGCCGCCCGACGCGGGTCCGCGCAGCCGCTGACCGTCGTCGACCTGGCGCTGCGGCACGACGTCGACCCCGACGTCCGCACCCTGCCCGGTGTCGCGCTGGTGTCGCTGCAGTCCGTGGCGGAGCACGCCCCCGCCGAGCACGCGGCGCTGAGCCGCGCGCGGGACGTCGTCCTGGAGGCGGCGGAGGACTTCGAGGCCGACCGCCGCGTCCGCGAGTGGGACCCGGCCGTCGTCGCCGAGCGCACCCGCGTGCTCGGTGCGCTGGAGGCCGCGCTGGCCGCCGTGCCGCCGGAGGCCCGGGACGAGGCACGCGCCCGCACGCTGCGTCGGCGCACGCGCAGGCTCCTGCACGGGCCGACGGTCGCGGCCCGCGCGGCCGCCCGCGTGGGGGACGCCGCCGGGTACGCGCGCGCTCTCGCCGACCTCGCCGCCGTGCCCGTCCCGGACGTCAGCGCCTGA